CTCAACCGCGAGGCCACCCAGGTCGTCTCCAGCGAGGCCGGGGTGACCTTCTCGATGGTTTCCGCCTCGGCCGCGGGTCGCCCGGGTTCCGAGACCGCCACCCTGCCCGCCCTGCCCACGGAGTCCGAGAGCGCCGAAACCGCCGGCGCCTTGCCCGAAGCCGCGGCCGACGAATCCGGCAACTAGAGTCAGCATCGTTCCAGTCAGACAACAACGCCCTCCGGGGCGTTGTTGTTTATGGCGCCGCCTCCGCAGGCGAACCGAGTGAAACCCGGCAAGACAGAAGCAGTCCCGGATTACCCGAGACCGTGCCGACGGCGACGCATCGTGTCGCTGATTACATGACAGCCCGCGAAGGCGTTCGGCCTGGAACGAGCTGTTTTTCCGCTACACGTTTGTCCGCTATCCGGACCCCGACACACAAGGGGGCCCCTCGAAGCTGTTAAACGGCACCATACCGCCGGGCCGGCGCTCGGTAACCGGACCCTTGGCCGCCGTGGTCGCCTTGAGGTACACTGCAAGCACCATCGGTCGGTGAAACTACCCCCGCTTCCCCTGCGTAAAGCTAATACGCCCACCCGTCCCCAAAAACCGATGCCCCGACGCTGGTCAACTCTGCTGCTGTTGCTGCTCGCCGCCCCGGCCCTGCGGGCCGACGAGGCCATGGACGTCCTGCTCAAAGCCCTCTTCGGCAACCCCAACGCCGATTTCGTCGGTGTCAAGCAGATCGTTCTCTATAGCGGCTCCGTCGCCGAGGCCCTCGAGATGGAGGTCAGTTGCCAGGCCGAGGGCGCCACGCGCACCGACTATCTCTCGCCGCCGACGATGCGCTCCCGGGTGGTCATCGACGACGGCGATTACCTCTACTCCTTCGACCCCCACCTCGAGATCACCGTACGCTCCCTCTCACCGGCCCGGGTGGAGCGTAAGCTCTCCGACGCCCAGCGTCGCGAGCTGATCGGCGACAACTACGTTCTCTCGCTCAATAACGGCGACACCATCGCCGGGCGACCCACCTACAGAATCGAGGTCGTCAGCCGCGAGGGCTTCACCCCCAACCGCTCGCTCTGGGTCGACCGGGACAAGTTCATCGTGTTGCAATCCAAGGAGGAGTGCGGCGACTCCGCCGCCAACTCCAGCTTCACCTGGATCCGGTACCCCGACGAACTCGACGACGAGCTGTTCGCCGAGGAGCAGTTCTCCGGCGAGATCATCGAGGAGCAACCCCTCTCGGCCAAAGCCTCGACCGAGGAGCTACAGCGCCGCGTGGGCATCGAGCCCGTCGTCCCCCCGGAGCTGCCCGGCGGCTTCATCCTCGTCGAGCAGATGCTCACCCGCCGCGACGGCGCCACCTACGCCGTCCACCTCTCCTACACCGACGGCCTCGAGGGCCTGTCCGTCTTCGAAGAGAAGGCCGGCAACCGCAACCTCGTCGGCCAGTCCATCACCCTCGGCGGCACCGATCTGCACCTCAACCGCAGCGCCAACTACTCCGTCCTGCAGTGGAGCCACGGCGGCGTCACCTTCACCCTGGTCGGGCAGTTGACCCGCTACGGTCTGCTGCAGATCGCCGGCGCGCTGATCAACTACTGAGCCGTTGTCGGCAAGCTCCGGGCATCTGTCGGCGGGGTCCTGTCCCCGCCGTAACTGGATGGGTGGCGGAACAGCAGCTCGGACCAAGCCGGATTGATAGGGTTGGTGGATTGAGAGGGACCAGTTGACGTCGACGGGGCTATCTCGCAGGGTTCCCTGACATATCGAGAACATAATCAGAGAAAGTCAATTACAAGCGAGTAAGTCATTCTAAGTATGTTAGGCATCCCACACGCCAGCGGAGCAGTCCGCCACAAGTGGATAGCGTTGTTCCCAAGCGCTCAGAAGGCGGCTCGAGGACTTCACCGGCAGCGGCTTTAGCGACTGTTTTCAAGGGCTCATCACACGAGCCGAACATCAGCTATTGCAGTTGGGTTCTTCCCGTGGCGTGAACGGGTCTGTCATCCCGCCACCGACGCGGCGGGCAATGTGGCGGGGAAGAGCAGCTCGGGGTACCGGCACGCCAACCGTCCTAGCTGCGACAACCGTCACCACTACTGCTGCGCCGACGGGCGGCATCAGTGCGAGCCTCGCGGCAAGCCGTTCTAGCAGCGTCGCCGGGGCGCCGCAACGCGCCACCTAAAAACCACCTGGAGGATTCAAGCGTAGCTTCAGACGTGGCATTAAGGAGTTGGAGTTCAGCTTCAACAAAAGAAACGATCCCGGCCTGCCAGACTACCTAAGAAGCATCCTGATCGGTCCGTGATCGGGTGTGATCCCTAAGTGATTACCCCGAGCCGCTGGATCATTCTTGCAAAACTACCTGGCAGGCCCCTGGTAGGGCATGGCGCACAACCGGACGGCTGAAGGTGACGAACCCGCCGTACAAGCTATTCCCGGCGCGGCGGTCGGGCATCCGCTCTACCGCCGCTTGAACCCCTGCTCGTCTGCGACAGGGTCGAGCCGCCCAGCCCAGCGTTTTTCTGGTAGTTGGGGAACCCGACAAGCCGCGCAGGGAGGACCTGCTGGTCTTCCCGTCTTTACTATTCCGGCAGCAAAAGGGCCGACCAGGCGGGTCGGCCCTCCAGTTTATCCAGTCTGTCCGTCGGGCTCAGTTTTTGGCCGTGTCGTAGAGCAGGCCGCGATCCGACTTCTCGATAAAATCCAGAATGTGCTCGATCTCCGGCGTGGGCTCGAGCTCCTCGCGGATGCGCTTGACGGCGTTGGAGGTCGACAGGCCGCTGCGGAAGATGAAGCGGTAGGCCCGCTTGACCAGCTTGATGGCCTCGGGATCGAACCCCCGCCGCTGCATGCCGATAACGTTGACCGCCCCGACGCGCACGCTGGGGTAGCTGAAGACGACGACGAAGGGCAGCACGTCCTTGGTGATCATCGAACCGCCGCCGATGTAGCAGTGGCCGCCGATGGTGGTGAACTGATGCACGCCGACCAGACCGCCGATGGTCGCGTGGTCCTCGACGGTGACGTGACCGGCCAGGGTAGCCGCGTTGGCCATGATCACGTGGTCGCCGACGACGCAATCGTGGGCCACGTGGCAGTAGGCCATCAGCAGGTTCTGGTCGCCGACGACGGTCTGGTTGCTGGCCGCGGTGCCGCGGTGGATGGTGACGGATTCACGGATAATGTTGTTATCACCGATGATCGTCTGGGCCGGCTCACCGGAGAATTTCAGGTCCTGGGGCACCACGCCGATGACGGCGAAGGGAAAGATGGTGTTGCCCTCGCCGATAATCGTTCGGCCCTCGACGACGACGTGGCTCTTGAGCCTGGTGCCCGAGCCGATACGCACCGGGCCGTCGATGACACAGAAGGGACCGACGTGGACGTCGTCGGCCAGTTCGGCCCGGCTGTCTACGATTGCGCTGGGATGGATTTCCGCCAACGGTTACCCCTTTTTCTTGCGGTTCTTGATTTCCGGCGCCCCGGCGGGCACCTCGAAAAAACAGGTCAGCTTGGCCAACGTGGTCGGCTTGCCGTCGACACTGGCGACGGTCTTCATCCGGCACAGACCACGGTGGATGCTCAGGATCTCCGCCTCCAGGATCAGCTGGTCCCCCGGGACCACGGGCCGCTTGAACTTGGCCTCCTCGACGCCCCGGAAGAGGATGATCTGGCCGTCCTCGAGGTCGTAGGAGAAGTGAAGGAGGATGCCCCCGGCCTGAGCCAGGGCTTCGATCTGCAGGACGCCGGGCATCAGCGGCTCGTCGGGGAAGTGGCCGACGAAGTAGGGCTCGTTGTTGGTGACGTTCTTGAGCGCCTTGATCCGCTTGAGCGGCTCGACCTCGAGGATGCGATCCACCAACTGGAAAGGATAGCGGTGGGGCAGTTTGCGTTGAATGCCCTTGACGTCCATCACGGGCTTGGTCATCGGTGGAACCTCCCTCGGTGAACGGGGTTATTATGATGATGAGCGCAACCGTACTCATTCTACCACAGCGGGCCGCACCGCGGCAGGATTGGGCGGGAGGTTCATTCACCTGGTACCCCGGAGGGCGCCGTCATTGCGACCCAGTATCGAAGATAGCGCAGGGCGGGGGTTCTGTACCCCGCCCACTGGCTGAGAACCACTCCGCCGGATTCCGTCCGCCAAACCCGAGCACTGCTACGGGCGACTGCGGACAGTCGCCCCGACGCGTCCAAGGCTAACGCAAAAAAAACGGACCGCGCTGAAGGTTGGCCGTATTCCTAAAGCGATCGCAGAGGCGGGGCGCCGTTCACTCACGAGCCGCCGTTGCCGTCCAGCAACCCCAGGCGTTGGCGCAGCTCCAGGGCCAGGGCCACGTTGGCCGTATGTCCGCCCTTGATGCTGATCACCCGGGCCCGCAGCGGCGAGCCGACCAGGGTCAGGTCGCCGATCAGATCCAGCAGCTTGTGCCTGACGAACTCGTCGGCGAAGCGCAGGTTGTCGTTGAGGACCTCCTCTTCGCCGATGACCACGGCGCAGTTGA
This is a stretch of genomic DNA from Candidatus Coatesbacteria bacterium. It encodes these proteins:
- the fabZ gene encoding 3-hydroxyacyl-ACP dehydratase FabZ; the protein is MDVKGIQRKLPHRYPFQLVDRILEVEPLKRIKALKNVTNNEPYFVGHFPDEPLMPGVLQIEALAQAGGILLHFSYDLEDGQIILFRGVEEAKFKRPVVPGDQLILEAEILSIHRGLCRMKTVASVDGKPTTLAKLTCFFEVPAGAPEIKNRKKKG
- the lpxA gene encoding acyl-ACP--UDP-N-acetylglucosamine O-acyltransferase — protein: MAEIHPSAIVDSRAELADDVHVGPFCVIDGPVRIGSGTRLKSHVVVEGRTIIGEGNTIFPFAVIGVVPQDLKFSGEPAQTIIGDNNIIRESVTIHRGTAASNQTVVGDQNLLMAYCHVAHDCVVGDHVIMANAATLAGHVTVEDHATIGGLVGVHQFTTIGGHCYIGGGSMITKDVLPFVVVFSYPSVRVGAVNVIGMQRRGFDPEAIKLVKRAYRFIFRSGLSTSNAVKRIREELEPTPEIEHILDFIEKSDRGLLYDTAKN